The following coding sequences lie in one Paracidovorax avenae genomic window:
- a CDS encoding HAD family hydrolase codes for MPSDALSLPPSARPRALAPIDAVLFDCDGVLVDSEPITHRVLRAMLEESGWTLTLEECMRIFIGKAVRSEAARIEVETGRPLTDEWMAIFYARRNAALAAELQAIPGALRAVEAAHAHTSGRIACASGADRHKVELQLSKVGLLQHFQGRVFSGHEMPRTKPAPDVYLAAAAALGVAPGRCLVVEDTVTGVTAGVAAGATVVGYSPAAWGHDPAEALRAAGAVEVIGAMEQLSAWFAVD; via the coding sequence ATGCCCTCCGATGCCCTGTCGCTGCCCCCTTCCGCCCGCCCCCGGGCGCTTGCTCCGATCGATGCCGTGCTGTTCGACTGCGACGGCGTGCTGGTGGACAGCGAGCCGATCACCCATCGCGTGCTGCGAGCCATGCTGGAGGAGTCCGGCTGGACGCTCACGCTCGAGGAGTGCATGCGCATCTTCATCGGCAAGGCCGTGCGCAGCGAAGCCGCCCGGATCGAGGTGGAGACGGGCCGTCCGCTGACGGACGAGTGGATGGCGATTTTCTACGCGCGGCGCAATGCCGCCCTGGCTGCGGAGTTGCAGGCCATCCCGGGCGCGCTGCGGGCCGTGGAGGCGGCGCATGCCCACACATCGGGGCGCATTGCCTGCGCATCCGGCGCCGACCGGCACAAGGTGGAACTGCAGCTCTCGAAGGTAGGGCTGCTGCAGCACTTCCAGGGGCGCGTGTTCAGCGGGCACGAGATGCCTCGTACCAAGCCGGCTCCGGACGTGTACCTGGCTGCGGCCGCGGCGCTGGGCGTGGCGCCCGGTCGGTGCCTCGTCGTCGAGGATACGGTGACGGGCGTCACGGCGGGCGTGGCCGCTGGCGCCACCGTGGTGGGCTATAGCCCGGCGGCCTGGGGACACGACCCCGCCGAGGCCCTGCGGGCGGCCGGGGCGGTGGAGGTGATCGGCGCGATGGAGCAGTTGTCCGCATGGTTCGCCGTGGATTAG